Proteins found in one Nocardia brasiliensis ATCC 700358 genomic segment:
- a CDS encoding UDP-N-acetylmuramoyl-tripeptide--D-alanyl-D-alanine ligase translates to MIEMTLREIADVVGGTLHDVPDPEVRVTGSVEFDSRRIGSGDLFLALPGEHVDGHAYADAAIAAGATAVLAARPVGVPAIVVAPNPGSVPSSSVALSGDSDGSGAAVLAALADLARASVQRLTAAGSLTVIGVTGSSGKTSTKDLLAAVLAPLGPVVAPPGSFNNELGHPWTALRANAETRFLVLELSARGPGHIAALAEVAPPAIGVVLNVGTAHLGEFGSREAIAKTKGELVQALPPTGLAVLNADDPQVAAMSARTTARVVRVGLSEGADIRATDVRLDDEARAGFILHTAAGSAAVRLAVHGEHQVGNALSATAVALECGAELDAIAAALSGAHAASARRMDVRTTAGGVTVVNDSYNANPDSVRAALKALVTMARSGETPRRSWAVLGEMGELGEESVLEHDRIGRLAVRLDVDRLIVVGSGRPSRAMHQGAVMEGSWGEESILVPDIGAAIALLDDEIESGDVVLVKASKSVGLWEVAEHLINTERDHDKAEALE, encoded by the coding sequence TTCGGTCGAATTCGATTCGCGCCGAATCGGTTCCGGCGATCTGTTCCTGGCCCTGCCGGGGGAGCACGTGGACGGCCACGCCTACGCGGACGCGGCGATCGCCGCGGGCGCGACCGCCGTGCTCGCCGCGCGCCCGGTGGGAGTGCCCGCCATCGTGGTCGCGCCGAACCCCGGCTCGGTGCCGTCGAGTTCGGTTGCGCTGAGCGGGGATTCGGATGGATCGGGCGCCGCGGTGCTGGCCGCGCTGGCCGACCTGGCGCGCGCGAGCGTGCAACGCCTCACCGCGGCAGGCAGTCTCACGGTGATCGGGGTGACCGGGTCGTCCGGCAAGACCTCCACCAAGGATCTGCTCGCGGCGGTGCTCGCGCCGCTCGGCCCCGTGGTCGCCCCGCCCGGTTCGTTCAACAACGAGCTGGGTCATCCGTGGACGGCGTTGCGCGCCAACGCCGAGACCCGGTTCCTGGTGCTCGAGCTGTCGGCCCGCGGGCCGGGGCATATCGCCGCGCTCGCCGAGGTCGCGCCGCCGGCGATCGGCGTCGTGCTCAATGTCGGCACCGCGCATCTCGGGGAATTCGGCAGCCGCGAAGCCATCGCAAAGACCAAAGGCGAACTGGTGCAGGCGCTTCCGCCGACCGGCTTGGCCGTGCTCAACGCCGACGACCCGCAGGTCGCCGCCATGTCCGCGCGCACGACCGCGCGGGTGGTGCGCGTCGGGCTTTCCGAGGGCGCCGATATCCGGGCCACCGACGTTCGCCTCGACGACGAAGCGCGCGCCGGTTTCATCCTGCACACCGCCGCGGGCAGCGCGGCGGTGCGGCTGGCGGTGCACGGCGAACATCAGGTCGGCAACGCGCTTTCCGCGACCGCGGTCGCCCTGGAATGCGGCGCCGAACTCGACGCGATCGCTGCCGCGCTGTCGGGCGCGCACGCCGCGTCGGCCCGGCGCATGGACGTGCGCACCACCGCCGGCGGGGTCACCGTCGTCAACGACTCCTACAACGCCAACCCCGACTCGGTGCGCGCCGCGCTCAAGGCGCTGGTCACCATGGCGCGGTCCGGCGAAACCCCGCGGCGCAGCTGGGCGGTGCTCGGCGAAATGGGTGAACTGGGCGAGGAATCCGTGCTCGAGCACGACCGGATCGGGCGGCTCGCGGTGCGCCTGGACGTGGACCGGCTCATCGTCGTCGGGTCCGGAAGGCCGTCCCGCGCGATGCACCAGGGAGCCGTGATGGAAGGCTCATGGGGTGAGGAGTCGATCCTGGTGCCCGATATCGGCGCCGCCATCGCGTTGCTCGACGACGAAATCGAGTCCGGCGACGTGGTGCTCGTGAAAGCGTCGAAGTCGGTGGGCCTCTGGGAGGTCGCCGAACACCTGATCAACACCGAGCGCGACCACGATAAGGCGGAGGCTCTCGAGTGA
- the mraY gene encoding phospho-N-acetylmuramoyl-pentapeptide-transferase, whose protein sequence is MRQILFAAAIALAVSILLTPLLIKMFAKQGFGQEIRVDGPASHQAKRGTPTMGGVAIIIGMWAGYLGSHLIGIGYNADGPSASGLLVLGLATALGGVGFVDDFIKIRKQRNLGLTAAGKYLGQLTSAVVFGVLALQFRGASGLTPASRHLSYVRDISTVTMGVVVFLVFVCLVVVAWSNAVNLTDGLDGLAAGSMSLVLGGYVVITFWQYYHACETKPETGCYNVRDPLDLALVCAAGAAACVGFLWWNAAPAKIFMGDTGSLALGGLLAGLSITTRTELLMIVIGALFVAETLSVVLQVAVYRTTRNRLFKMAPFHHHFELSKWAETTVIIRFWLLAAIASAVGLGLFYSEYLSAVG, encoded by the coding sequence GTGAGACAGATTCTGTTCGCGGCGGCGATCGCGCTCGCCGTCTCGATTCTGCTGACCCCACTGCTGATCAAGATGTTCGCCAAGCAGGGTTTCGGCCAGGAGATCCGAGTCGACGGCCCGGCCAGTCATCAGGCCAAGCGGGGCACGCCCACGATGGGCGGTGTCGCGATCATCATCGGCATGTGGGCCGGTTATCTGGGCTCGCACCTGATCGGCATCGGCTACAACGCCGACGGCCCGTCGGCTTCCGGGCTGTTGGTGCTCGGTCTGGCCACCGCGCTGGGCGGCGTCGGCTTCGTCGACGATTTCATCAAGATCCGTAAGCAGCGCAATCTCGGCCTCACCGCCGCGGGCAAGTATCTCGGTCAGTTGACCTCCGCCGTCGTCTTCGGCGTGCTCGCGTTGCAGTTCCGCGGGGCGAGCGGGCTCACCCCGGCGAGCAGGCATCTGTCCTATGTGCGTGACATCAGCACGGTGACCATGGGTGTCGTCGTCTTCCTGGTGTTTGTCTGCCTGGTCGTCGTCGCCTGGTCCAACGCGGTGAACCTCACCGACGGGCTGGACGGGCTCGCGGCCGGCTCGATGAGCCTGGTGCTCGGCGGCTACGTGGTGATCACGTTCTGGCAGTACTACCACGCGTGCGAGACCAAGCCCGAGACCGGTTGCTACAACGTGCGCGACCCGCTCGATCTGGCGCTGGTGTGCGCCGCGGGCGCCGCGGCCTGCGTCGGCTTCCTGTGGTGGAATGCCGCGCCCGCCAAGATCTTCATGGGCGACACCGGGTCGCTGGCGCTCGGCGGCCTGCTGGCCGGCCTGTCCATCACCACCCGCACCGAACTGCTGATGATCGTGATCGGCGCGCTGTTCGTCGCCGAGACGCTGTCGGTGGTGCTGCAGGTGGCGGTGTACCGCACCACGCGCAACCGGTTGTTCAAGATGGCGCCGTTCCATCATCACTTCGAACTCAGTAAATGGGCCGAGACTACGGTGATCATCAGGTTCTGGCTATTGGCCGCGATAGCTTCCGCGGTCGGACTCGGTTTGTTCTACAGCGAATATCTCTCTGCGGTCGGGTGA
- the murD gene encoding UDP-N-acetylmuramoyl-L-alanine--D-glutamate ligase has protein sequence MLEFLRGRDVLVAGWGVSGRSLVEPLRDIGARPVVTDGGAAALAEAAGLGLDIATCVELESTDWSRFALVITSPGWRPDSPVLAAAVAEGTPVWGDVEFAWWVDQARIYGPVRKWLVITGTNGKTTTTQMTHAILRAAGIPSVACGNIGLPILDALRRNPGPQVLAVELSSFQLHWAPSVRPEAGVVLNVAEDHLDWHGGLDAYAAAKARALFGRVGVVGLDDPVAASLARRSKARRTVGFRIGVPADGELGVVDGKLLDRAFTKAAILAEVGDISPPGPAGVADALAAAALTRAIDVAPQFIREGLIEHKVGPHRSAFVAEVGGVDFIDDSKATNPHAARTAILAHPQVVWVAGGQLKGAQIEDLVEEVADRLVAVVLIGADAPVFAAALARHAPEVPVVELIAGDDAGMGADASRTEQADAVMARAVRAAAGYARRGDTVLLAPAAASLDMFTDYTHRGRSFAASVHALEDGDVGRQL, from the coding sequence ATGCTCGAATTCCTGCGTGGCCGTGACGTTCTCGTCGCGGGCTGGGGTGTGTCGGGGCGCTCGCTGGTCGAGCCGCTGCGCGATATCGGGGCGCGCCCGGTGGTCACCGACGGCGGCGCCGCGGCGCTGGCCGAGGCGGCCGGGCTCGGCCTGGACATCGCCACCTGCGTCGAACTCGAATCCACCGACTGGAGCCGGTTCGCGCTGGTGATCACCAGTCCGGGCTGGCGGCCCGATTCGCCGGTGCTGGCCGCGGCGGTCGCCGAGGGCACACCGGTCTGGGGTGACGTCGAATTCGCCTGGTGGGTCGATCAAGCCAGGATCTACGGGCCGGTGCGCAAGTGGCTGGTGATCACCGGGACCAACGGCAAGACCACCACCACGCAGATGACGCACGCCATCCTGCGCGCCGCGGGCATCCCCAGCGTCGCGTGCGGGAATATCGGCCTGCCGATCCTGGATGCCTTGCGGCGCAACCCCGGTCCGCAGGTGCTCGCCGTCGAGCTGTCCTCGTTCCAGCTGCACTGGGCGCCCTCGGTGCGCCCGGAGGCGGGCGTGGTGCTCAACGTGGCCGAGGATCACCTGGATTGGCACGGCGGCCTCGACGCCTACGCCGCGGCCAAAGCGCGCGCGCTGTTCGGCCGGGTCGGCGTGGTCGGGCTCGACGATCCGGTGGCGGCCTCGCTGGCCCGGCGCAGCAAGGCGCGCCGGACCGTCGGCTTCCGGATCGGCGTGCCCGCCGACGGCGAACTCGGCGTGGTCGACGGCAAACTGCTGGACCGCGCGTTCACCAAGGCCGCGATCCTGGCCGAGGTCGGCGACATCAGCCCGCCGGGACCGGCAGGTGTCGCGGACGCGCTCGCGGCCGCCGCGCTCACCCGTGCCATCGACGTTGCCCCGCAGTTCATCCGGGAAGGCTTGATCGAGCACAAGGTCGGTCCGCACCGTTCGGCGTTCGTCGCCGAGGTGGGCGGCGTCGACTTCATCGATGACTCCAAGGCCACCAACCCGCATGCCGCGCGCACCGCGATCCTGGCGCACCCGCAGGTGGTCTGGGTCGCGGGCGGGCAGCTCAAGGGCGCCCAGATCGAGGATCTCGTGGAGGAGGTCGCCGATCGGCTGGTCGCCGTGGTGCTGATCGGGGCCGACGCGCCGGTTTTCGCCGCCGCATTGGCGCGACACGCGCCCGAGGTCCCGGTCGTCGAGCTGATCGCGGGAGACGATGCAGGGATGGGTGCGGACGCGTCGAGAACCGAGCAGGCCGACGCCGTGATGGCGCGGGCGGTACGGGCCGCGGCCGGGTACGCCCGTCGCGGGGACACCGTGCTGCTCGCCCCCGCCGCGGCGTCGTTGGACATGTTCACCGACTACACGCATCGGGGCCGCAGTTTCGCGGCGTCGGTGCACGCACTGGAAGACGGTGACGTCGGGCGGCAACTATGA
- the ftsW gene encoding putative lipid II flippase FtsW has protein sequence MSGADQTHTARRVDPRAGARFVAWLARPLASFHLVVTIATLLTVLGLVMVLSASSVEAYVDGGSAYSLFIQQAMFAAIGAVLFYLALRIPLRRLRQWSFPLFVVSVLGLVLVLVPGIGSKVQGARRWIDLGFFSVQPSEIVKVTLVVWGAHLLASRRSEHASLKDILMPLVPAGLLVCLLVVVEPNLSTTIALGIVLAALLWFGGLPLRLFVTIAVSGMIAAAVLALSAGYRSDRMRAFFNPGDDPQGINYQARQALYSLADGGIWGRGLGQSRAKWSYLPNSHNDFIFAIIGEELGFFGCALVLGLFALFVYTGLRIASRSVDPFLRLLTATATTWITGQALINIGYVVGLLPVTGLQLPLVSAGGSSLAITLFMFGIIANAARHEPEAVSALHAGQDGRFSRLLRLPKPEVYSPARAGAARAKSAQRGKAPRAGRPAALPPGRRGQSEPGRRRSPESRGTSSLRATRAWEPSYPVNHARERGRSR, from the coding sequence GTGAGCGGCGCAGATCAGACGCACACCGCACGGCGGGTCGACCCGCGGGCCGGTGCCCGGTTCGTGGCCTGGCTCGCGCGGCCGCTCGCCTCCTTCCATCTGGTGGTCACCATCGCCACGCTGCTCACGGTGCTGGGCCTGGTGATGGTGCTCTCGGCGTCGAGCGTCGAGGCGTATGTCGATGGGGGCTCGGCGTATTCGCTGTTCATCCAGCAGGCGATGTTCGCGGCGATCGGTGCCGTGCTGTTCTATCTGGCGCTGCGAATTCCGTTGCGCAGGCTGCGCCAGTGGTCGTTCCCGCTGTTCGTGGTGTCGGTGCTCGGGCTGGTGCTGGTACTGGTGCCCGGCATCGGTTCCAAGGTGCAGGGCGCCCGGCGCTGGATCGATCTCGGCTTCTTCTCGGTGCAGCCGTCGGAGATCGTCAAGGTCACGCTGGTCGTCTGGGGTGCGCACCTGCTGGCGTCGCGGCGGTCGGAGCACGCGTCGCTCAAGGACATCCTGATGCCGCTGGTGCCCGCGGGCCTGCTGGTGTGCCTGCTCGTGGTGGTGGAACCGAACCTGTCCACCACGATCGCGCTAGGCATCGTGCTCGCGGCGCTGCTCTGGTTCGGCGGGCTGCCGCTGCGCCTGTTCGTCACGATCGCGGTGTCGGGCATGATCGCCGCCGCGGTGCTCGCGCTCTCGGCCGGCTACCGCTCCGATCGGATGCGCGCGTTCTTCAATCCCGGTGACGACCCGCAGGGCATCAATTACCAAGCGCGCCAAGCGCTGTACTCGCTGGCCGACGGCGGTATCTGGGGTCGCGGCCTCGGGCAGAGCCGGGCCAAGTGGAGCTATCTGCCCAACTCGCACAACGACTTCATCTTCGCCATCATCGGCGAGGAACTCGGCTTCTTCGGCTGCGCCCTGGTGCTCGGACTGTTCGCGCTGTTCGTCTACACCGGCTTGCGTATCGCGAGCCGGTCGGTGGATCCGTTCCTGCGGCTGCTCACCGCGACCGCGACGACCTGGATCACCGGCCAGGCCCTGATCAACATCGGCTACGTGGTCGGGCTGCTGCCGGTGACCGGTCTGCAGCTGCCGCTGGTGTCGGCGGGCGGTTCGTCGCTGGCGATCACCCTGTTCATGTTCGGCATCATCGCCAACGCGGCCCGGCACGAGCCCGAGGCGGTTTCGGCGTTGCACGCCGGACAGGACGGTAGATTCAGCAGGCTGCTGCGCCTGCCCAAACCTGAGGTGTACTCGCCGGCCCGGGCCGGTGCCGCCAGGGCGAAGTCCGCACAGCGGGGCAAGGCGCCGCGTGCGGGCAGACCGGCGGCGTTGCCGCCCGGCCGCCGCGGCCAGAGCGAACCGGGCAGGCGCCGCTCGCCGGAGAGCCGCGGCACCAGCTCGCTACGGGCCACCAGGGCATGGGAACCCAGCTATCCGGTCAACCACGCAAGAGAACGGGGAAGATCTAGGTGA
- the murG gene encoding undecaprenyldiphospho-muramoylpentapeptide beta-N-acetylglucosaminyltransferase, giving the protein MISVIVAGGGTAGHIEPALAVADALRRLDDSIRVTALGTERGLETRLIPERGYPLELIPPVPLPRKPTTDLLRLPGRVRASVAQARAVIDRVEADVIVGFGGYVALPAYLAAGPGLLRRRRAVPVVVHEANAKAGIANKVGARRARRVLAAVPDSGLAGAQVVGIPVRAAITTLDRAALRAEARAHFGLPAEGPVLLVFGGSQGAVSLNDAVSGAAAQLAAAGISVLHAHGPKNTLEVAAGDGAARYVAVPYLSRMDLAYAAADAVVCRSGAMTVAEVSAVGLPAFYVPLPHGNGEQELNAGPVVRQGGGRIVPDSELTPKYVIDEVIPLLMDPARLIEMGRAAAGAGHRDAADEVARIVLGVAG; this is encoded by the coding sequence GTGATCTCGGTAATCGTCGCCGGCGGCGGCACGGCGGGCCACATCGAGCCGGCGCTGGCGGTGGCGGACGCGCTGCGACGGCTCGACGATTCGATCCGGGTGACGGCGCTCGGTACCGAACGCGGCCTGGAAACCCGCCTGATCCCCGAACGCGGTTATCCGCTCGAGCTGATCCCGCCGGTTCCGTTGCCCCGCAAGCCGACCACCGATCTGCTGCGGTTGCCCGGCCGGGTGCGCGCCTCGGTGGCGCAGGCCCGCGCGGTGATCGATCGGGTCGAGGCGGATGTGATCGTCGGGTTCGGCGGCTACGTGGCACTGCCCGCGTACCTGGCCGCCGGGCCGGGGCTGCTGCGCCGCCGGCGCGCGGTGCCGGTGGTGGTGCACGAGGCCAACGCCAAGGCCGGTATCGCGAACAAGGTCGGCGCCCGGCGCGCGCGCCGCGTGCTCGCGGCGGTGCCGGATTCCGGGCTGGCCGGGGCGCAGGTCGTCGGCATCCCGGTGCGCGCGGCCATCACCACGCTGGATCGCGCCGCGTTGCGCGCCGAGGCCCGGGCGCATTTCGGGTTGCCCGCCGAGGGACCGGTACTGCTGGTGTTCGGCGGCTCGCAGGGCGCGGTGAGCCTGAACGACGCGGTGTCCGGCGCCGCGGCGCAACTGGCCGCGGCGGGTATCTCGGTGCTGCACGCGCACGGCCCCAAGAACACCCTCGAGGTCGCGGCCGGCGACGGTGCGGCGCGCTATGTCGCGGTGCCGTATCTTTCCCGGATGGACCTCGCCTACGCCGCCGCCGACGCGGTGGTCTGCCGGTCGGGCGCGATGACCGTCGCCGAGGTGTCGGCGGTCGGGCTGCCCGCGTTCTACGTGCCACTGCCGCACGGCAACGGTGAGCAGGAGCTCAACGCTGGGCCGGTGGTCCGGCAGGGCGGTGGCAGAATTGTCCCCGATTCGGAGCTGACGCCGAAATACGTGATCGACGAGGTGATTCCGCTGCTCATGGACCCCGCACGGCTGATCGAGATGGGCCGTGCCGCCGCCGGTGCCGGGCACCGCGACGCCGCCGACGAGGTGGCGCGCATCGTGCTGGGGGTCGCCGGATGA
- the murC gene encoding UDP-N-acetylmuramate--L-alanine ligase, with product MTDEDLSALPPALERVHMVGIGGAGMSGIARILLSRGGAVSGSDAKESRGVLALRARGAQVRIGHDASALDLLPGGPTVVVTTYAAIPKTNPELVEANRREIPVLLRPAVLASLMQGHRTLLVSGTHGKTSTTSMLIVSLQHCGFDPSFAVGGELNEAGTNAHHGTGDIFVAEADESDGSLLQYEPDVAVVTNIESDHLDFFGTDEAYVQVFDDFADRLNAGGLLVVCLDDPGSFALAERVGARLAEKNVQVLGYGSGELADAPVPVGVRLHSWEPRDVGGIAQFQLADEAAPRTLRLSVPGRHMALNALAALLAARAAGADVDEIVQGLEGFGGVHRRFQFAGRENGVRVFDDYAHHPTEVRAVLGAAAELVQQEARDGARSRQGRVIVVFQPHLYSRTATFAAEFGTALSLADEVVVLDVYGAREKPLPGVNGALVAQSVTKPVHYQPDMSRVGRQVARLALPGDVVITMGAGDVTMLGSQILDGLRARPQYGR from the coding sequence ATGACCGACGAGGACCTTTCGGCGTTGCCGCCCGCACTCGAACGGGTGCACATGGTCGGCATCGGCGGTGCCGGGATGTCCGGTATCGCGCGGATCCTGTTGTCCCGCGGCGGCGCCGTGTCCGGGTCGGACGCCAAGGAGAGCCGCGGGGTGCTCGCGCTGCGGGCGCGCGGCGCGCAGGTGCGCATCGGGCACGACGCCAGCGCGCTGGACCTGCTGCCCGGCGGCCCGACCGTGGTGGTCACCACCTACGCGGCCATCCCGAAGACCAATCCCGAACTGGTGGAAGCGAATCGGCGCGAGATTCCGGTGCTGCTGCGCCCGGCCGTGCTCGCCTCCCTGATGCAGGGACATCGCACGCTGCTGGTGTCGGGTACCCACGGCAAGACCTCCACCACCTCGATGCTCATCGTGTCGCTGCAGCACTGCGGCTTCGATCCGTCCTTCGCGGTGGGCGGGGAGTTGAACGAGGCGGGCACCAACGCGCACCACGGCACCGGGGACATCTTCGTCGCTGAAGCCGACGAGAGCGACGGGTCGCTGCTGCAGTACGAGCCGGACGTCGCGGTGGTCACCAACATCGAATCCGATCACCTGGACTTCTTCGGCACCGACGAGGCCTATGTGCAGGTCTTCGACGATTTCGCCGACCGGTTGAACGCGGGCGGGCTGCTCGTGGTCTGCCTGGACGATCCCGGTTCGTTCGCGCTGGCCGAGCGGGTCGGCGCGCGCCTGGCCGAGAAGAACGTGCAGGTACTCGGTTACGGCTCCGGCGAACTCGCCGACGCGCCGGTGCCGGTCGGGGTGCGGCTGCACAGCTGGGAGCCGCGCGACGTCGGCGGTATCGCCCAGTTCCAGCTCGCCGACGAGGCCGCGCCGCGCACCCTGCGGTTGTCGGTGCCGGGCAGGCACATGGCCTTGAACGCGCTCGCCGCGCTGCTCGCGGCCCGCGCCGCCGGGGCCGACGTGGACGAGATCGTGCAGGGGCTGGAGGGTTTCGGCGGTGTGCACCGGCGCTTCCAGTTCGCGGGCCGGGAGAACGGCGTGCGCGTCTTCGACGATTACGCCCATCACCCGACCGAGGTGCGCGCGGTGCTCGGCGCCGCCGCCGAACTGGTGCAGCAGGAGGCCCGCGACGGCGCCCGCTCCCGGCAGGGGCGCGTCATCGTGGTGTTCCAGCCGCATCTGTACAGCCGCACCGCGACGTTCGCCGCGGAGTTCGGCACCGCGCTCAGCCTCGCCGACGAGGTGGTCGTGCTCGATGTGTACGGCGCGCGCGAGAAACCACTGCCCGGGGTGAACGGGGCACTGGTGGCCCAGTCGGTCACCAAACCCGTGCACTACCAACCCGATATGTCGCGGGTGGGCAGGCAGGTCGCCCGGCTCGCGCTGCCCGGCGACGTCGTGATCACCATGGGCGCGGGCGATGTGACGATGCTCGGCAGTCAGATCCTGGACGGTTTACGGGCGCGGCCCCAGTACGGGCGATGA
- a CDS encoding cell division protein FtsQ/DivIB, whose amino-acid sequence MARRGSRRAGEARRGFAAARSAGALFGADGIRRFWWWGLLGVCVLAIVAAVAWFTPVLSVRTVKIDGAVAVPEQQVRELLEIPSGRSMLRIDTTEIARRVASIPKVRTARVQRVFPSTVKVTVVERVPVLFFESPQGAHLLDAESVEFAIEPAPIGVPKLITDHPASDAPVTKAAVAVLTVLPPALGIQVDEVVARSISDISLNLKDGRTVLWGGMNDAERKSAVVLPLLTRPGTVFDVSSPNLVTVK is encoded by the coding sequence ATGGCGAGGCGTGGCAGCAGGCGCGCGGGCGAGGCGCGGCGCGGGTTCGCCGCGGCGCGTTCGGCCGGTGCGCTGTTCGGCGCGGACGGGATCCGGCGCTTCTGGTGGTGGGGATTGCTGGGCGTGTGCGTCCTTGCGATCGTCGCGGCCGTCGCGTGGTTCACGCCGGTGCTCTCGGTGCGCACCGTCAAGATCGACGGCGCGGTCGCGGTGCCCGAACAACAGGTGCGCGAACTGCTCGAAATTCCGTCGGGGCGCTCGATGTTGCGCATCGATACCACCGAGATCGCGCGGCGGGTGGCGAGTATTCCCAAGGTGCGCACAGCCCGGGTGCAGCGCGTTTTTCCGTCGACGGTGAAAGTGACCGTCGTCGAGCGGGTTCCGGTGTTGTTTTTCGAGAGTCCGCAGGGCGCGCACCTGTTGGACGCGGAGAGCGTGGAATTCGCGATCGAACCGGCGCCGATCGGGGTGCCGAAGTTGATCACCGATCATCCCGCGAGCGACGCCCCGGTCACCAAGGCCGCGGTCGCGGTGCTCACCGTGCTGCCGCCTGCGCTGGGCATTCAGGTGGACGAGGTTGTGGCACGGTCCATTTCAGATATTTCCCTGAATCTGAAGGATGGGCGCACGGTACTCTGGGGCGGGATGAACGACGCCGAGCGCAAGTCGGCGGTCGTACTGCCGCTGTTGACCCGCCCCGGAACGGTGTTCGATGTTTCGAGTCCTAATCTGGTCACGGTAAAGTGA
- the ftsZ gene encoding cell division protein FtsZ → MTPPHNYLAVIKVVGIGGGGVNAVNRMIEQGLKGVEFIAVNTDAQALLMSDADVKLDVGRELTRGLGAGADPEVGRKAAEDHKDEIEEVLKGADMVFVTAGEGGGTGTGGAPVVAQIARKLGALTIGVVTRPFSFEGKRRGNQAEVGINQLRESCDTLIVIPNDRLLQLGDAAVSLMDAFRSADEVLLNGVQGITDLITTPGLINVDFADVKSVMSGAGSALMGIGSARGEGRSVKAAESAINSPLLEASMDGAHGVLLSIAGGSDLGLFEINEAASLVQEAAHIEANIIFGTVIDDSLGDEVRVTVIAAGFDGGGPARRTFDTAGRSTIGSARSGEIGQNRSTEVAARSTDTAAAGASASTRGAVPSYRDSERARLAEPTVANNPRAHIEPPDDDDDDVDVPSFMRR, encoded by the coding sequence ATGACGCCCCCGCACAACTACCTTGCCGTGATCAAGGTCGTCGGTATCGGCGGCGGCGGTGTGAATGCCGTCAACCGGATGATCGAACAGGGTCTCAAAGGTGTCGAGTTCATCGCGGTCAATACCGACGCGCAGGCTCTGCTGATGAGTGATGCCGACGTCAAGCTCGACGTCGGCCGGGAACTCACCCGTGGTCTCGGGGCGGGCGCCGACCCCGAGGTCGGTCGCAAGGCGGCCGAGGACCACAAGGACGAGATCGAAGAGGTGCTCAAGGGCGCCGACATGGTCTTCGTGACGGCGGGTGAGGGCGGTGGCACCGGCACCGGCGGTGCGCCGGTCGTCGCCCAGATCGCCCGCAAGCTCGGCGCGCTGACCATCGGCGTGGTCACCCGCCCGTTCTCGTTCGAGGGCAAGCGGCGCGGCAACCAGGCCGAGGTCGGCATCAACCAGCTGCGCGAATCCTGCGACACGCTCATCGTGATCCCGAACGACCGGCTGCTCCAGCTCGGCGACGCGGCGGTCAGCCTGATGGACGCGTTCCGCTCGGCCGACGAGGTGCTGCTCAACGGTGTGCAGGGCATCACCGACCTGATCACCACGCCGGGTCTGATCAACGTCGACTTCGCCGACGTCAAGAGCGTGATGTCCGGCGCGGGCAGCGCCCTGATGGGCATCGGCTCGGCCCGCGGCGAGGGCCGTTCGGTGAAAGCGGCCGAGTCCGCGATCAATTCGCCGCTGCTCGAGGCGTCGATGGACGGCGCGCACGGCGTGCTGCTGTCGATCGCGGGCGGCTCGGACCTCGGCCTGTTCGAGATCAACGAGGCGGCCTCGCTGGTGCAGGAGGCCGCGCATATCGAGGCCAACATCATCTTCGGCACGGTGATCGACGATTCGCTCGGCGACGAGGTGCGCGTCACCGTGATCGCCGCGGGCTTCGACGGCGGCGGGCCGGCCCGGCGGACCTTCGACACCGCCGGACGCAGCACCATCGGCTCGGCCCGCTCCGGCGAGATCGGCCAGAACCGCAGCACCGAGGTCGCCGCCCGCAGCACCGACACCGCGGCCGCCGGCGCGAGCGCCTCGACCCGCGGCGCCGTACCGAGCTACCGCGACTCCGAACGCGCCCGGCTGGCCGAGCCCACGGTCGCCAACAACCCGCGCGCACACATCGAACCCCCCGACGATGACGACGACGATGTCGACGTCCCGTCCTTCATGCGCCGCTAG